Within the Miscanthus floridulus cultivar M001 chromosome 2, ASM1932011v1, whole genome shotgun sequence genome, the region CCGCTGCGGAAGGTGCCGGGCGACTACGGCCCGCCGGTGCTGGGCGCGATCCGCGACCGGTTCGAGTACTTCTACGGGCCCGGCGGCCGCGACGGGTTCTTCACCTCCCGCGTGCGCGCGCACGGCTCCACCGTGGTGCGGCTCAACATGCCACCGGGCCCCTTCGTGGCGCGCGACCCGCGCGTGGTGGCGCTCCTCGACGCCGCCTCCTTCCCGGTGCTCTTCGACACCTCGCTTGTGGACAAGACGGACCTGTTCACGGGAACCTTCATGccctccaccgacctcaccggCGGCTACCGCGTGCTCTCGTACCTCGACCCCAGCGAGCCCAACCACGGGCCGCTCAAGACGCTCCTCTTCTACCTCCTGTCGCACCGTCGGCAGCACGTGATCCCCAAGTTCCGCGAGGTGTACGGCGAACTCTTCGGGATCATGGAGAACGAGCTGGCCAGGGTCGGCAAGGCCGACTTCGGCCACCACAACGACGCCGCCGCCTTCTCCTTCCTCTGCCAGGCGCTGCTGGGGCGCGACCCCGCCGAGTCGGCGCTCCAGGGCGACGGGCCCAAGCTGATCACCAAGTGGGTGCTGTTCCAGCTCAGCCCGCTGCTCAGCCTGGGCCTGCCCAAGCACGTCGAGGACTCGCTGCTTCACtcgttccgcctcccgccggcgctgGTGAAGAAGGACTACGACCGGCTCGCCGACTTCTTCCGcgacgcgtccaggggggtggTCCACGAGGGCGAGCGCCTCGGCATTGCGCGGGAGGAGGCGGTGCACAACATCCTCT harbors:
- the LOC136537962 gene encoding allene oxide synthase 1, chloroplastic, giving the protein MATATYLSSISAPPSSRARLRRQTTRATASATDRPREVVSPKRRLPLRKVPGDYGPPVLGAIRDRFEYFYGPGGRDGFFTSRVRAHGSTVVRLNMPPGPFVARDPRVVALLDAASFPVLFDTSLVDKTDLFTGTFMPSTDLTGGYRVLSYLDPSEPNHGPLKTLLFYLLSHRRQHVIPKFREVYGELFGIMENELARVGKADFGHHNDAAAFSFLCQALLGRDPAESALQGDGPKLITKWVLFQLSPLLSLGLPKHVEDSLLHSFRLPPALVKKDYDRLADFFRDASRGVVHEGERLGIAREEAVHNILFAMCFNSFGGMKILFPSLVKWLGRAGARTHGRLATEVRDAVRAHGGEVTMKALAEMPLVKSAVYEALRIEPPVAMQYGRAKRDMVVESHDYGFEVREGEMLFGYQPMATKDPRVFARAEEYVPDRFLGEDGAQLLRHVVWSNGPETASPTLQDKQCAGKDFVVLIARLLVAELFLRYDSFDVQVGASALGSSVTITSLKKATF